A stretch of the Dioscorea cayenensis subsp. rotundata cultivar TDr96_F1 chromosome 4, TDr96_F1_v2_PseudoChromosome.rev07_lg8_w22 25.fasta, whole genome shotgun sequence genome encodes the following:
- the LOC120258520 gene encoding ABC transporter E family member 2 codes for MADRLTRIAIVSQDRCKPKKCRQECKKSCPVVKTGKLCIEVTPASKLAFISEELCIGCGICVKKCPFEAIQIINLPRDLDKDTTHRYGPNTFKLHRLPVPRPGQVLGLVGTNGIGKSTALKVLAGKLKPNLGRFNNPPDWQEILTYFRGSELQNYFTRILEDNLKAIIKPQYVDHIPKAVQGNVGQVLDQKDERKMKAELCDDLELNQVIDRNVGDLSGGELQRFAIAVVAIQNAEIYMFDEPSSYLDVKQRLKAAQVVRSLLRADSYVIVVEHDLSVLDYLSDFICCLYGKPGAYGVVTLPFSVREGINIFLAGYVPTENLRFREEQLTFRVAETPQESAEEIQTYQRYKYPSMVRTQGNFKLSVVEGEFTDSQIIVMLGENGTGKTTFIRMLAGLLKPDAVEGSDIEIPEFNVSYKPQKISPKFQNNVRNLLHSKIRDSYMHPQFVSDVMKPLQMEQLMDQEVGTLSGGELQRVALALCLGKPADIYLIDEPSAYLDSEQRIVAAKVIKRFILHAKKTAFVVEHDFIMAAYLADKVIVYEGKPSVDCTANAPQSLVSGMNSFLSHLDITFRRDPSNYRPRINKLDSTKDREQKAAGSYYYLDD; via the exons ATGGCGGATCGACTGACCAGGATCGCCATCGTCAGCCAGGACCGGTGCAAGCCCAAGAAGTGCCGCCAGGAGTGCAAAAAGAGCTGCCCGGTCGTCAAAACAG GAAAACTTTGTATTGAGGTCACTCCTGCCTCAAAGCTCGCTTTCATTTCTGAGGAGTTGTGTATTGGATGTGGTATTTGTGTCAAG AAATGCCCATTTGAGGCAATTCAAATTATCAATTTACCGAGAGATTTGGATAAAGATACAACTCATAGATATGGACCAAATACTTTCAAGTTGCATAG GTTGCCTGTACCAAGACCAGGACAAGTTTTGGGGCTTGTGGGAACAAATGGCATTGGAAAATCAACTGCCCTTAAAGTTCTTGCTGGGAAGTTGAAGCCCAACCTGGGCCGCTTTAAT AATCCTCCAGATTGGCAGGAAATTTTGACATACTTTCGAGGATCTGAGCTTCAAAATTACTTCACTCGTATTCTAGAAGACAATTTAAAG GCTATCATCAAGCCACAGTATGTTGATCACATTCCAAAAGCTGTTCAAGGCAATGTGGGACAGGTGCTTGACCAAAAGGATGAGAGAAAAATGAAAGCTGAACTTTGTGATGACCTTGAGTTGAATCAGGTTATTGATAGGAATGTTGGGGATTTATCTGGTGGAGAGTTGCAGAGATTTGCGATTGCTGTGGTTGCTATACAAAATGCTGAAATATACATGTTTGATGAACCATCAAGTTATCTTGATGTGAAACAGAGGCTTAAAGCCGCTCAAGTTGTTCGATCATTGCTCAGGGCTGACAG TTATGTTATTGTGGTTGAGCATGATCTCAGCGTGCTTGATTACCTATCAGATTTTATATGCTGCTTGTATGGGAAGCCAGGAGCTTATGGTGTGGTTACTTTACCCTTTTCTGTCAGAGAAGGAATCAATATTTTCTTGGCTGGTTATGTTCCTACTGAAAATCTGCGTTTCCGTGAAGAACAACTTACATTTAGG GTTGCTGAAACTCCTCAAGAGAGTGCTGAGGAGATCCAGACCTATCAACGATATAAATACCCTAGTATGGTCAGAACTCAGGGCAATTTCAAGCTTTCTGTGGTTGAGGGTGAGTTCACTGACTCTCAGATTATAGTAATGCTGGGTGAGAATGGAACCGGGAAGACAACCTTCATTCGTATGCTG GCTGGTCTTTTAAAGCCAGATGCAGTGGAAGGCTCGGACATTGAGATACCTGAGTTCAATGTTTCATATAAGCCCCAGAAAATCAGTCCTAAATTCCAAAATAATGTGCGGAATTTGTTGCATTCAAAAATCCGGGATTCTTATATGCATCCTCAATTTGTGTCGGACGTGATGAAGCCTTTACAAATGGAGCAACTAATGGATCAAGAAGTTGGGACTTTATCTGGCGGTGAGTTGCAAAGAGTTGCGTTAGCTTTATGCCTTGGAAAG CCTGCAGATATATACTTGATAGATGAGCCAAGTGCTTACCTTGACTCAGAGCAGCGTATAGTTGCTGCAAAAGTTATTAAGAGGTTTATTCTTCACGCTAAGAAAACTGCCTTCGTTGTTGAACATGATTTCATTATGGCGGCTTATCTTGCGGATAAGGTGATAGTCTATGAGGGGAAACCATCTGTTGATTGTACTGCCAATGCTCCTCAGTCTTTAGTCTCTGGGATGAACAGCTTCTTATCT CATCTCGATATTACCTTTAGACGAGATCCATCCAATTACAGGCCACGAATTAACAAGTTGGATTCCACCAAAGACAGGGAGCAGAAGGCCGCGGGTTCCTATTACTACCTTGATGATTAA